The region GGAAGCCGGGGAGACGACAGTATCAGCGAGGTGAATGCCCTTATTTACGAGGCTAGGGCCAAGGCTGTAGAGAGTGATTCCCGGCAGGTTGTGTATATTGATTTCAAGAATGGATTAGTCAAATGGAATGAAGAGGAAGCAACCCTTCCTTCCAAAGTTTCCAGCGGTCATTTGAATGAAGAGCCTCTCGGTGATGACGGGGTGGAATTTACTATCTATCCTGAAGGTTTCAGTGATGAAGTTCGTCTGGTTTTTTCAGACGGCATGACTGTTGTGCTGGACCCTCTTGCCGTGCGCTTCGGGGAGATGTGATTGTGTCCCGGAAGAATGGTTTTTCCCTGATAGAGATCATCGTGGCTCTGGTTATTGCCGCGACCCTGTCCATGAGTTTTCTCGGTGTGCAGCGTCAGAGCGCACTTCTGGCCCAGTCCGCCAAGGACTCGTGGAATGTGCTGAATCTTTCACAGGATGTTTTGGCCCATAAGTATCCGGAAAAAATGAATGTGCTTTCCGCTGGATGGATTTCCTGGCCCGGGCCTCCCGCCGGAAGTTTCAGGGTCGAACTGGAGACAGTTTCTTCAACGGGCAAAGGGTATTATCATCTGGAAACCAAAAGTGATAGCTATAGTCTTCTCTGGAAAATATACCGCGTTTCACATAGAAAGAAGCTTAATTAATGATATCTTTTCAGCGTCATCATAGTCCTCCTGAATGTCAGGGTGGATTCTCACTTATCGAAGTTCTTATCGGGCTGGTCCTGTCCGGGCTGCTGATGAGTATGGTCGCCATGGTGCTGGGACAGTCGATAACCAATAATGAAGTTGTCCGTTCCAGTTCCGGACTTTCTGCGCGGATGTTTACGCTGCGTCGTATCCTGCATCGCGATTTACAGAATATCCTTCCCGGAACCTCTGTTAGCGGAGATGGAACCTCTCTAACAATTGCGACTAACAACTGTATTTTTAAACCCGGGGTCGGTACTGTTACCGTAACCTGGGATTTTTCATCCAGTATGATCAGGCGTAAAGAAATTTCAGACGCATTTGAATTTGAGAATTCATATTTTTTGATGCGTGGGCTTGATTCGTGGACTGTAGAGTTTTTAGACGGCAAAAATGATGTATGGAATTCAGCCCGTCAGCAGACGGGGCGGGGGCTTACAGGCGGACTCACTAAAGCCCTGCGTATGAAAATGAGATTTGATGACGGTCAGGATGTGACGATTGTCGAGAGGATTCCGTATGCCACGGAGTAATCATGATAAAAGGTCCCGCGGAGTGGTGCTGGTCATTGTGCTGGTACTGTTTATGGCTCTGTCCGGCCTGACTCTGATGACTATCGAGGTCAGTTCCCGGGGGGCAGTGGAGGCCAGTCGGGTCCGCAATGAGTATGAGGCAGGGTTCAAAGCCGAAGAAGCCTTGTACGTGGCTTACGATCTGTTAAGGGATGATGATACCCCGTTTTCTGATACGCAACGTGAAAATTGGGCCGGAAAATGGGAAGATGATGGTCTTGTCATAGAAATTACACCTTGTAACAGCAAAATTGATATTAATAGACTTATCGATTCCGGGAACAGGCAAAGAGTTCTTAATGTTCTGTCCAATATCCTTCCCCGTGGTTCTGATGTGAAAACCATGGCCGGAAGCCTTGCAATCTGGGCAGGTAAGAGCGTTGATTCCAAGCTGAAAAAAATGGATTCTTTTTTTTATGCTTCTCAGTTTCCGTCTTATTCTCCTCGTAGCGGTAAGCTTGAAATTCCCGAAGAAATCCTCCTGATCCGGGGATGGCAGGATTTAGGCCGGCAGTGGGTGGATGAAAATTTAACTGTCTGGGGATCTGCTAAACTGAATATTAATTTTGTTTCTCGTGAAATTCTGCTGGCCTACTATCCTGATTTGGGCAAAAATGTTGATAGAATCATGCACTGGCGCAGAACAAGGGGATTTACCGATATCAGTCAGGTTTTATCTGTCGCCGGATTGAATTCTGACTCCAGTCTGTATAAGGAAATGCTGAACGAGCTCGGAGTTAAAACGAATTCTTTTGAGGCCAGGGTTACCGCCACAGTGGGCGATTGCACGGTGGTTAAGAGGTATATTATTTCCCGGAGCAGCGCGCTTGAAGTCGGTGAGCCAACGCTGAAATTCCAGAATGATATTTCCGTAACCTTTGCTGAAGATCAGTAAATGGACAAACTTATCGCTAAAAGGTATAGGACAAAGCCATAGATGGCCTTTAAAAAAATTGTATATATACTTTCATTCAAGGGAAATGAACATCAGTGGATGATGTTTGACGGCAAGAACCTTACCGACTCGGAGGGGCCTGCTGAAAAGAACAGGCATCCGGTTGTTGCCCTATTGCCTGATCCCCTTTTTTTCTTTTTCAAGCCCCGCGGAGTCATCAAGCCCCGTCACGCCAAGTCTGCCACCATGATGCAGATGAGCTATTCTTTTCCTGTACAGGAGGAGGAATTCAGGGTGCTGCGACCTTCCGGCGTGGCTGTGCTCGGCTATACCAGACATGATCTGCTGAACCGTTTCCTCGATCGGCACCGCGAAGTTCTTGCTAAAGCTACTGTTTTGACTTCTGAATTTGTTGTCTGCTGGAGAGCGGCGGTGGCTGAAGGACTTTCCGTATGGAGCTGGAAAGGGCAAGGGGTTCGCATTCTGGCCGGTGGGGATGATCTGACGTATTTCCGCGGCTCTGATACAGAATTTACAAACAGGCTCAATCGGCTCGGCCTTGATGGTGAACCAGAACAAATTGGACTTGAAAAAGCCTGTCTGGTGCTCACGAAGAAGAAGGTTCGCTGGGCGAGACTGACTCTGGTAGGTGGAATCCGTGCAGGTGCCGACAAGTCCATAACTATCGATTACAAGCCGTATGCGGTAGCCGCTGTTCTGATTTCCATTCTCGGATTATTCTTCATCGCGGGACAGTTTCATCGCATGCAGCATGCCCAGGAGCAGGCAACCCTTTGGCGCGGTAAACTCAAGGAAGTCTATGTAAGCGCTCTCGGTCCTAATCACGGTTCCGATCCTTACGGTAAAATTTTATATAAGCTGGATCAGCTCAAAAGCGGTGGGAGCAGCGGCGGGATCGATGTGCTCGGGCTGTTGGCCGTACTTAGCGAAAGCGCTCCTGTGGGTATAGAAATCGAGGGATTCTCCCTTGGTGCCGATTCCGGTAATATCCGCGGTAAAGTCGGCAGCTATGCTGAGCTGGATGCCATGATGGAAAAGCTGACCGCAAATAGTGAATTTAATTTTGTTCTGGAACAGGCAAATAATATTGATGGCGGAATCGGTATCAGCCTACGTGCAGAGTACAACCGCTAACCTCGGGTAATGTAATGGATCTGGAAAGATTTTACATATGGCAGGATTGGCCTGCGGAAAGGCAGAAATTGTTCTTCACCGCGCTTGTTGCCGGCTGGGCCTTGATCCTTTTTATGGTTTGGTCCGGTCTCGCCGAATCCCAGTCCAAGGCTGAACGGATAATGCTTTCCAGTAAGCAGAAGTACGCCAAGGTTGTCCCTCTTGTGGAGCAGCTGAAGGCCGGAGAAGCTTCTGTGGGCGCGCTGGTTGATCGTGAGCCTATGATTGCTGCTCAGCAGGTAATCCGAGATCTCGGCCTGGACGGCAGATTGACCTCTCTCCGCCCCTTACAGTCCGGTGCTGATGCAGGGCAGGGAGTACAGGTTCTGCTTGAATCTTTGAACCTGCCTGAACTGATCGCACTGCTTCGCGATTTCAAAGTGCGTGGCGCCTTGAAGGTTTCAAGTTTCAATATAAACCACAGGCTGGACTCCCCTGAGTTGGCTGATGTGCAGATCATTCTTGTCAGGTAGGTCCATCGGATGAAGTTTATTCCAAAAATTTCCTTTAAATTCTCCTTCAAAAAAGTTGTGGGGAGTTTTTTCCTTTTTCTGGCCGGACTGATTCTCGGCGCGTTTCTGTTCATGCCTTGGGAAGTAGCATGGTCACAGGCTTTTAAACTTGCTGATGCCAAGATCTCCAAAGCCACTATCCAGTGGGGAGATTTTGTCGATGCCGGTCCTCTTTCGTTTGAAGTTACCAACGTTAATGTGACTACAAACAAAGGTCTTACCGTCACCGTGCCGCAACTGGGGGTCTCCCTCGGACTATCCCCGCTTGTTGAAGTTCGGGTTAAGACCGGGCCTACTCTTACCGCACGACTTTTCAGGACCAAATCCCTGACCCTCGGAGGCGGAGTAGATCTGGCCCATTTGGTTCGTATGGACGGTCTGGGTGGTAAGGTGCGCATCACCGCCGATGTCGGTTTTCCTGAGTGGGGTGCTCCTCCGCATACGGGAAGTCTTGTCGTCCGTTCTGATGCGGTCGAGATTCCAGGGGGTATGGTCGCTGAAGATGTAGATGTTAACGCTGTGCTTGCCGGGAAACAGTTTCAGCTGAATTCATTCAGTTGCGGACAGCCTATTCCTGTTACCGCCAAGGGTAACGCCGTGCTGGACTGGAAGAGATTACCTAATTCTTCCTACACGATCAGCGGAACTACGACTTTCGGCTCGACCGAACGCCAATTTTCCAAGTCCGGCAAGCTGAGCAAGTATTTAAATTTTTAGTTTTACCGCGTGATTTTAGGGGCATGTTCGGTTACCCTTTACTATGAATAAACCGTAATTTTTCTGTGCGGGTGAAAAGCTGATGATTTCAAATAATATTCTTTCCTTTGCCAAGTCCGTACTATGTGAACTGCTTGAGCCGGGATGTATAGCAATTGATGCTACAGTCGGTAACGGTTATGACACTGTTTTTCTTTCTGAGACAGCAGGGGCGGACGGGCATGTCTTCGGATTCGATATTCAGGAAGAAGCGGTTAAGCAGACCGAGCAGCGCCTTAATGAAGAGTGCCGGCCGCAAAACTGGACTATCTTTCATTCCGGGCATGAAAATATGCTCGAACTCATTCCCGCTGAATTTCACGGACGGATTGATGTAGTCATGTTTAACCTCGGTTTTCTGCCGGGCAGTGACAAGACGGTCATAACCAAATCCGCGACCACTCTTGTAGCCATTGAGGCTTCCCTTGGTCTTCTTACCAGAGGTGGGCTGCTTTGCGTTGCTATCTACGCCGGACATCCCGGCGGTGATGAAGAAGATAGGGCGGTGCGGGAATATTGCACCGCGCTTGATTACCATGCCTACCGGGTAATTCAGAGTGAGATGATCAACAAACCCGGCTATCCCATCAGAATGCTTTTTGTAACAAAGCTCTAAGGCTTATCAGCTGGCTTACTTATTGATCTTTGTCCCGGAATAGGTGAACGCTTTTTTGTCCATGGTCCAGTATGTTCCACGGTCGATGCCAAAGGATTTACCACAGGGACAGTAGACTTTGCCGTTGCGTTCTTCGGCATTCCATATTTTTTTGATCCTGTCCTTATGGCAGCGGTGAACTTCACCTTGACCTATCTTGTAATATTTCCATAGCTTGCGTCTGCAAGCAGAGCATTTGAGTACGAGCATTCTGAAAGCATAACGGATGGAATATTTCCCGTAAACCCATATAAAAGACGGAAAAAGCCTGCAATTGAGCTATTGCAGGCTTTTTGTATAGATATGTCCCGTCCTGAAATAGGTTTACACCCAAAGGACCTATTTTATGAAAAAGGAAGAAAGTCAAAGAGTAAGGCGAAGTCAGCGCGATTACACAATGGGCTTTAAATTAGCGGTTGTTGCGATGGTAGAAGAAGGCGAAATGACCTACAAGCAAGCCCAAAAGACATACGGGATTCAAGGCCGCAGCACTGTTTTAGTCTGGCTGAGAAAGCACGGAACCCTTGACTGGAGCAAACCTATGGTACATCTGAAAAGAATGCCAAAATCTAAAGAGACTCCAGCACAAAAGATCAAGCGTCTTGAAAAAGAGCTTCAGGAAGAGAAGATCAAAACTATGCTTCTCAACGAAATGATTGATATTTCTGACAGAGAACTGGGTACTTCCATAAGAAAAAAACTTACCCCCGAGCTGCACGAGGTCTTCAGGAAACAAAGCAAATAAGTTTATCTGCTTGCTGTAGACAGCTCGGGGTGAGTCGGCAATCGATATATCAGGCTGAAAAACGCCATAAGGTACGGGAAAAACAGTTCCAAGAAGTAAAGAAACTTGTTTTGAGTCTGCGGGCCAGAATGCCTCGGCTGGGAACGCGTAAGCTTTATTTTTTATTGCGTGAGAAATTTGTAGCTCGTGGAATCAAGCTTGGACGGGATGCCTTTTTCGCATTATTGCGCAGAGAGCATTTACTGATAAAAACAAGAAAAAATTACACAAAAACTACAAATTCAAAGCATTGGCTCAAAAAACATCCTAATTTATTGAAGGAGTTTAAGCCTCAGTATTCAGAAGAAGTCTTTGTTAGTGATATAACTTACGTAAAAACGTTAAATAAAACATACTATCTATCACTAATTACAGACTCTTTTAGCAGAAAAATTGTAGGTCACAATTTGAGTTCTGATCTTAGTGCCGAAGGGACCGCTAAAGCTTTAGATATGGCTATCAAAAACCGAAAAACGCGAAACAAAACAATCCACCATTCAGATCGTGGATTGCAGTACGCATCGTCCATTTATCAAAACAAGCTCAAGAAAGCCGAAATGGTCCCATCTATGACAGATGGGTATGATTGTTACCAAAATGCGTTAGCTGAACGTATAAATGGAATTTTAAAACAAGAATTTTTGGTGTTTAAATGCACTAGTTTTGATGAGTTAAATTCACTCGTAAAAGAGTCTATTGAAATATATAATTCTGAACGTCCTCATCTTAGTTTGAAAATGAAAACACCGAACCAAATACATAAACAGGGCTGTGGGGGTACCCCCACAGCCCTGTAGTAAACCAATTAACCGTCAATCTATTTTAGGACGGCTCAATACAGCAATGCGTTAGGGCGAAGTCTTGAAGAAAATCACCGGACTCATGGAGATACTGCCGGTATGAATTAAATAAAACTGAAGCCGTTAACCCCCTTGGCTTGAAGTCCTTTTAAACCCATTGCCGCTCTGGAGAGTAAGGTGTCAATGTCGGTTCCTTCCCCTTTGCTGAGAGTAAAAGAGGCGCTGACCATAAATCTGTCCGGTCCGGAAATAATTTCTGTGCTCGCAAGGGCGGCTTTGACTGAACTGAGATCGCGTTTAAGAGCTTCGAGGTCATCAGCTAGAATAAAAAAACCGTAATCACTACGCGCGATTATCTCCCAGCCAAATGAGTGCTGATCCAGCAACGAGGATGCTTTTTTTAAGGCCGCGAATCCTCCGGCCCAGCCGAATTTTGAATTTATCTCCAGTATATTATCAACATTGAATGCTGCAAGAACCGGTTCATTGCCCGTCTTCATGCCTTCTTTAAGTAGAAGTTGTCCTTTCTCGATAAAAACACCGAGATTATAAAAGCCGGTAAGGGGGTCCCTGCTGTAAGCATCCTTGATGGAGCGAACCCGCTCAAGTTCGTTCAGATTATTGGTCACCCTCCAGGAAAATTCCTCCACCTCAAAGGGCTTCTTGAGAAAATCATTCGCTCCACGTTTGAGGAATTTCGCGGTGATAGCTCCGGAATCATGAGCGGATACTCCGAGAATGGCAAGCTGGTCTCTACTATGGGTTTTGCGTATTTCGCTGACCAATTCAAAACCGTCCAGATTCGGCATTTCGTAATCTGTGAGCAGCAGCTTCACATCCGGGTTGGCTTTGATCAATTCAAGGGCTTCGGCTCCGTCTTTTCCGGGAAGAACAGTAAAATTGAGGCGTTCAAGGAGATTCTGCATGATCTTGCGGGCTGTGGAGTTATCTTCGGCAATGACAACCTTGATTTCATGGTTGGAGTAGATGCGGCGGATCAGATCCACCATTTCCTCAAGATCCTGCCTGCTGGATTTATTGAAATAGTCCAGCACATTTTTTTCTATAAAGCGATTACGTATTTCTTCATCGAAAGTGGAGGTCAGAATTATACAGGGAACTTTGCGGGCAAGGACATAATCTACAGCCTCGCCGTCCGGAGCCCCTTTGATGTTAAGGTTCATGACCGCTATAAAAACATCATTGCCGGCGTCTTCAAGCCTGCTCTCAAGGGCATCCATGGAATTAACGACGATGGTATCAAATGGAGTGATGGATTCAATGTGTTCTGTAATAATTCTTGCTTGAGTGTTGCTGTTTTCCACTACAAGCACTGTATTTTTATTTGTCTGACCGGACATGCCGCCTCCTTTTAATTTTGACTAAGCTTACCAAGTATTGGCAAGATACACTTTGGGAAAAGATTAAGGCAAGCCAAATGATTGCGAGTACGTTATAATCTCTGAAAATAACGTGACATGATCAGTTCTCGATGAGGGGAGAGGAATAAGTCTCTATGATTTCCTCAGTATCAATACGCTCGGCGGGCGTTTCGCTGCTGCGGGAAACAGCCTCATCTTCTTTACGCTTCTGTGCCAGATGCTCATCCAGAGCCTGTGTGGCGTTTCGCGGTTTCTGAGATTCCTGATATTCATTCACATTGGCTCCCACCACCGCAACTCCAAGTATAGTAGCTGCACCCCAGATACATCCGGTACAGGGCAGGGAAAAAATAAGAATGCATAGGGCTAAAGTCCGTATTCTCAGCAAAATAAACCTTAACTTCCATCGGCGGACGGGCCGCCGGGCCAATGTTTCAGCTACTACAGCTGTATAATTTTTGTAAGCTGGTACATGAAGTACACCTCAAACACTGATACCGCAAATTCTCAGAAACCACGGACGCAGAACCTTATATTATAATTATACGTTATTCTGTGGCAGAGTGAATTATAAGTGTGCATTTAGAAATAATAATCAGTGTTTATTTCGTTTTTCGAAATTTAAATGTTTTAAATATACTTTCACACTGTAAAATTGGAATATAGACATAAAAAAAGAACTGACATTTATGCATAATTCACTATTTGGCAAAAATATCTGTAAAATTATGTTTAATGTATTTGACAGTTACTACAATCTACTTTATCCATAATTCTTCCAACTACAAGTTAGTGAAAAAATAATCCTGAAAGGAGATTCCAAGTGGAAGATTATTTAAAAGAGGCTTTGGAAATAGTCAAAGCACAGGCAAGCGTAAGAACCATGAGTGAAGAGGAAATGACTTCCATGGTGCGCAAATTGTCTGCCGGCATTCAGGCCATTGCTGAAAATGCCCTCCCTGCACAGGAAGAAGCTCCTGCATGTGAGCCTAAAAAATCCATCAAGGAAAAATCCATTGTCTGCTGTGAATGTGGTAAATCATTTAAGATCATCACCAAGAAGCATCTGGCTTCCCACGGGCTGACTCCTGATGAATACCGTGAAAAATACGGCCTCAAGAAGAAAACTCCTCTGGTCTGCAAATCCCTGCAGCGTGAGCGTCGTAAAAAAATGAAGGAAATGAAACTCTGGACTAAACGCGGTAAATAGAGTTTTTCCAATACATTTTCGTCGGTAAGCGCGGCAAGCCTTTAGGCTTGTCGCGCTTTGCCATATTTAATCCGCTGCAACATCGCCCCAGTCCCTTTCCACCGCTTGGAATCTGTTTTATAGAAAGAAAAAAACCGATGTATTAAACTTGATCCTGACCGGTATGTTCCCATGAATAGAAGAATATTCCTGAAATCTATTTTCCAAATTTCCGCAACCGCATGGCTTTGCGGGGTATCGGATTTTGCCGGGGCACAGGAAGCGGCCCGCAGGGTGGAAGAAAAAGATCTCAAGGATTATCTGCACCGGATGGAAAATTTCGACATCCCCCAGCCCGGTGATATAGTGCTCGATAAAAAAGAACTAGCGCTGCTCGGATCTTCTCTGAGCAGGTTGCGCCGGGTGCAGCGGACAGTCGGGTTCGGCAACTTTTGTGTTCTCGGTTTTGACGATATGCTGAAGTTGGCGCGCAATTATTCAACCATCGGCAGATTTACAAAACAAGAGCTCGATTTTCTGGACCGTACATTTCACTTTGATGCCCATGACTATGGTTTTTTGGGTGAGAAGCCTGTTGGAAAGATGACCGCATCCATCCCCCGCAAAGAATTGATAAAGGTTCCGGGTACCGGAAATTTTCTCTACCGGGGCGAACCGTATAAAAAATATTTTGAAATACGCAAGGTTCTCGGTCGAAAGGTTTATCTCACTTCCGGGGTGCGTTCAGTGGTCAAACAGTTTATACTTTTCCTTGCCAAAGCCGCTTCAAACGGCGGAAATCTTTCGCTGGCTTCGCGATCTCTGGCCCCTCCCGGATATTCATATCATGGCGTCGGGGATTTTGATGTGGGTGAGAAGGGTCTGGGAGCAGCAAATTTCAGTGCTCTGTTCGCCAAAACCTGCACCTGCTCCAAGTTGCGTGAGCACGGCTACCTGCAATTGCGCTACCCTGAGAATAATCTGCTTGGTGTGCGTTTTGAACCTTGGCATATAAAGGTATAGCTGTGGCGTGACTGCCGTGCAGCTAAAGTTTTTTAATTTTTAAGACGATACAGCGGACACATACCGGCTTATTCGTTTACTTTGCGCTTAAAAATGGATAATTGTGGTATATTAATGGGTCACATGAACGATAAATGAGACGGGTTTAATCAGCATGAGTAAAATTCTGCAGCAGGATGAGGTCGACGCTCTATTAAGGGGCCTTTCCGGTGGAGAGGTTGAAGCGGAGCAGGACATACCGGACGATGATTCCGGTGTTGTCTCTTTTGACCTTGCCAATCAGGACCGTATTATCCGCGGTCGTATGCCCGTACTCGAAATCGTCAATGACCGTTTCGCGCGTCTGGCCACAAACAACCTTGCCAATACCATGCGCAAAAGGGTGGACATAAATCCTATTTCCATCGATATGTCCAAATTTGGGGACTTTATGCGTTCCCTGCCTGTGCCGACCTCGCTTTCAATTTTCAAGATGGACCCTCTGCGCGGCAACGCCATCCTTGTTGTCGACTCCCGTCTCGTTTTCGCACTGGTGGAAAGTTTTTTCGGTGGTTCCGGTTCGCAGCCAAAGGTTGAGGGTCGTGACTTCACTCCCATCGAGCAGGCCATAGTTGACCGAGTGGTCAAGATCGCCCTGTCCAACCTTGAGGATTCATGGCGTCCGGTACACGAGGTCCATCTCGAATTGGTCCGGTCTGAGGTCAACCCGCAGTTTGCGGCTATTGTTCCGCCCTCGGATGTTGTCGTGGTGATTACCTTTGAGGTTGAACTGGAAAACGCTATCGGTTCGCTCATCGTGTGTCTGCCGTACTCCACTCTTGAGCCTATCCGTTCTAAACTGCATGCATCATTCCAGTCCGAGCGCCTGGAAATCGACCACGTATGGGTTAGCCGTTTTAAGGAAAGACTGATGGAAACACCGGTGGAACTGCTGGTCCGCCTCGGGCAGACCAAGATTTCCGGTCGTCAGCTTCTTAATCTTGAAGAGGGCGATCTCCTGCTGCTCGATACGGACGAAGAAGACCTGCTTGAATGTGAAGTGGGCGGAGTTCTGAAGTACCTCGGATCACCCGGACGGGTTAAGGCCAACCGCGCCTTCCAGATCTCTCAGGCCATTGAGCCTAAAATGACTTAGTGGACATCTCAAAAAGATTTTTCTTCCCTGCTTTAACCTGATTATACCTTAAATTCTTAATTTAAGATTGCGTAACCCCGAACTTTCTTGACTAGCGCCGTTGGCCTGCCTACAATTCATAAGCTGGCCTGATGCATTTTTTTATTCTCTGAAAATAAAAGGCGCAAATGAATCAAATTACTGGATTGGTGCTCACATATAATGGCGAAAGGCTGCTCGATGAATGCCTGCAGAGTCTTTCTTTCTGCGATGAAATTCTTATTGTCGATTCCGGGTCAACGGATTCCACTCCCGATATCGGACGAAAATACAATGCCCGCATAGTCCATAACGATTGGAACGGGGCCATCGAACAGCATAAATTTGCCCTGACGCAGATTTCCACCCCGTGGGTGGTCACAATTGATCAGGACGAAATAATTTCCGCGGAACTGCAAAAATCAATAGTAGAAAAGCTGCGCAATCCAGATAACGTGGACGGGTACTACTGCCCACGCCGATCATGGTATCTGGATCGGTTCATCATGCACAGCGGCTGGTATCCTGATAAACTTTTCCGTATATTTAAACGGGACGGGATTACTATCGGAGGTATCAGGCCCCATGAAGAGCTGCGTCCCAAGCGCAAAGCCGGGGAAGTGACCGGTGATATCATCCACTACCCGTATGAAAATTTTTTCCAGCATCTTGATAAGATAAACATCTATACGCAGGATGCCGCTGAAGATCTCTATTCACGAGGTAAACGCAGCTCACTGTGGGCGGCACTGGGTCATGGGGTTGGTAAGTTTTTCAAACAGTATATACTCAAGGCCGGATTCCGGGACGGAAGAGCCGGTTTAATAGTCGCCATGCACGGTTTTTTCTATACTTTTCAAAAGTATATCCGGCTGGTTGAATTGGAAATGAAGGACAGGAAATGATCAAAGAAGATAAACCTCAGATTATCGAACTGCCCAAGATTCTTGATAATAGGGGCAACCTTACTTTTATTGAAAACAGCCGTCATATTCCTTTTGATATCAAAAGGGTGTACTATCTATATGACGTTCCCGGTGGAGAGAGCCGCGGAGGCCACGCTCACAAAAAGCTCAGGCAGTACATTATCGCCGCTTCAGGCAGCTTTGATGTGATTCTGGATGACGGCAAAAACAAGACAAAATTTTCTCTGAACAGGTCATATTACGGGCTTTATATTCCGACCATGACCTGGCGTGAACTTGAAAACTTTTCTTCCGGTTCAGTGTGTCTGGTGCTGGCCTCGGAATATTATGATCCGGGTGACTACTACTATACCTATGATGAATTTTTAAAGGCGGTAAAAGAAAATGAAGCAAATCAGATTTCTTGATGTTGGCTGGACCTATCAGGCTTTGGCTCCGAAAATGGATGCCGCTTCTAAACGTGTCCTTGAATCAGGATGGTTTATTCACGGTGATGAAGTAAAAGCTTTTGAGCATGAATTCGGCCATTATACCGGGGCAGCACACTGCATCGGATGCGGTAACGGACTGGAAGCCATTGAGTTGGCCCTGCG is a window of Maridesulfovibrio sp. DNA encoding:
- a CDS encoding prepilin-type N-terminal cleavage/methylation domain-containing protein → MKMHSSRLFLGGFTFIELLIVLFIVGMGWFTLMPNLDLAGSRGDDSISEVNALIYEARAKAVESDSRQVVYIDFKNGLVKWNEEEATLPSKVSSGHLNEEPLGDDGVEFTIYPEGFSDEVRLVFSDGMTVVLDPLAVRFGEM
- a CDS encoding type II secretion system protein — encoded protein: MSRKNGFSLIEIIVALVIAATLSMSFLGVQRQSALLAQSAKDSWNVLNLSQDVLAHKYPEKMNVLSAGWISWPGPPAGSFRVELETVSSTGKGYYHLETKSDSYSLLWKIYRVSHRKKLN
- a CDS encoding prepilin-type N-terminal cleavage/methylation domain-containing protein; amino-acid sequence: MISFQRHHSPPECQGGFSLIEVLIGLVLSGLLMSMVAMVLGQSITNNEVVRSSSGLSARMFTLRRILHRDLQNILPGTSVSGDGTSLTIATNNCIFKPGVGTVTVTWDFSSSMIRRKEISDAFEFENSYFLMRGLDSWTVEFLDGKNDVWNSARQQTGRGLTGGLTKALRMKMRFDDGQDVTIVERIPYATE
- a CDS encoding type II secretion system protein GspK; its protein translation is MPRSNHDKRSRGVVLVIVLVLFMALSGLTLMTIEVSSRGAVEASRVRNEYEAGFKAEEALYVAYDLLRDDDTPFSDTQRENWAGKWEDDGLVIEITPCNSKIDINRLIDSGNRQRVLNVLSNILPRGSDVKTMAGSLAIWAGKSVDSKLKKMDSFFYASQFPSYSPRSGKLEIPEEILLIRGWQDLGRQWVDENLTVWGSAKLNINFVSREILLAYYPDLGKNVDRIMHWRRTRGFTDISQVLSVAGLNSDSSLYKEMLNELGVKTNSFEARVTATVGDCTVVKRYIISRSSALEVGEPTLKFQNDISVTFAEDQ
- the gspM gene encoding type II secretion system protein GspM, with amino-acid sequence MDLERFYIWQDWPAERQKLFFTALVAGWALILFMVWSGLAESQSKAERIMLSSKQKYAKVVPLVEQLKAGEASVGALVDREPMIAAQQVIRDLGLDGRLTSLRPLQSGADAGQGVQVLLESLNLPELIALLRDFKVRGALKVSSFNINHRLDSPELADVQIILVR
- a CDS encoding class I SAM-dependent methyltransferase, encoding MISNNILSFAKSVLCELLEPGCIAIDATVGNGYDTVFLSETAGADGHVFGFDIQEEAVKQTEQRLNEECRPQNWTIFHSGHENMLELIPAEFHGRIDVVMFNLGFLPGSDKTVITKSATTLVAIEASLGLLTRGGLLCVAIYAGHPGGDEEDRAVREYCTALDYHAYRVIQSEMINKPGYPIRMLFVTKL
- a CDS encoding IS3 family transposase (programmed frameshift); this translates as MKKEESQRVRRSQRDYTMGFKLAVVAMVEEGEMTYKQAQKTYGIQGRSTVLVWLRKHGTLDWSKPMVHLKRMPKSKETPAQKIKRLEKELQEEKIKTMLLNEMIDISDRELGTSIRKKPYPRAARGLQETKQISLSACCRQLGVSRQSIYQAEKRHKVREKQFQEVKKLVLSLRARMPRLGTRKLYFLLREKFVARGIKLGRDAFFALLRREHLLIKTRKNYTKTTNSKHWLKKHPNLLKEFKPQYSEEVFVSDITYVKTLNKTYYLSLITDSFSRKIVGHNLSSDLSAEGTAKALDMAIKNRKTRNKTIHHSDRGLQYASSIYQNKLKKAEMVPSMTDGYDCYQNALAERINGILKQEFLVFKCTSFDELNSLVKESIEIYNSERPHLSLKMKTPNQIHKQGCGGTPTAL
- a CDS encoding response regulator, whose amino-acid sequence is MSGQTNKNTVLVVENSNTQARIITEHIESITPFDTIVVNSMDALESRLEDAGNDVFIAVMNLNIKGAPDGEAVDYVLARKVPCIILTSTFDEEIRNRFIEKNVLDYFNKSSRQDLEEMVDLIRRIYSNHEIKVVIAEDNSTARKIMQNLLERLNFTVLPGKDGAEALELIKANPDVKLLLTDYEMPNLDGFELVSEIRKTHSRDQLAILGVSAHDSGAITAKFLKRGANDFLKKPFEVEEFSWRVTNNLNELERVRSIKDAYSRDPLTGFYNLGVFIEKGQLLLKEGMKTGNEPVLAAFNVDNILEINSKFGWAGGFAALKKASSLLDQHSFGWEIIARSDYGFFILADDLEALKRDLSSVKAALASTEIISGPDRFMVSASFTLSKGEGTDIDTLLSRAAMGLKGLQAKGVNGFSFI
- a CDS encoding MucR family transcriptional regulator, which codes for MEDYLKEALEIVKAQASVRTMSEEEMTSMVRKLSAGIQAIAENALPAQEEAPACEPKKSIKEKSIVCCECGKSFKIITKKHLASHGLTPDEYREKYGLKKKTPLVCKSLQRERRKKMKEMKLWTKRGK